DNA from Streptococcus parasuis:
AATATGGGAACCGAGACCGCGCAATGAAACTCTTGCAGGCTAAATTGTATCAATTGGAGCAGGAGAAGAAGACGGCAGAAGTGGATTTACTCAAGGGTGATAAGAAAGAGATTACTTGGGGAAGTCAGATTCGTTCGTATGTCTTTACCCCCTATACAATGGTAAAAGATCATCGTACTGGTTATGAGGTGGCTCAAGTCGATAAGGTTATGGACGGAGACTTGGACGGCTTTATAGACGCATATTTAAAATGGCGAATTAGCTAAGAATTTGTATTTACAAGTAAAATACTTATATTTAAGGGGTGGTTTTTCAGCCAATCAAGGAAGTTTTTTGAGAGAATGCTGACTGTATTTTGAAAAAAAACGAACTATAACTAGCTGAAAAACTAGACTTAGATGGAAGTGCTGAACAGTGAATACTGGTTCTCAAATCTAAAGAAAGGTCTGTCTAAGACAGGAAATCCTATGGGAATAATAGAAATGAAGGACGTTACCAAGAAATATGGTAACGGAACGACAGCCCTACGTGGTGTGTCGGTCAGTGTTGAAGCAGGAGAATTCGCATACATTGTGGGTCCTTCTGGTGCTGGTAAGTCGACTTTTATCAAACTTTTGTATCGTGAGGAAAAGCTTGACAAAGGGAGTCTTAAAGTTGGTAAATTTGATCTAGCTACGATTAAGAAAAGGGATGTCCCTCTTTTACGTCGTAGTGTGGGGGTTGTCTTCCAAGATTATAAACTTCTACCTAAAAAAACAGTTTTTGAAAATATTGCTTATGCAATGGAGGTAATCGGGGAAAAACCTCGTAATATCAAAAAACGTGTCATGGAAGTTTTGGATTTGGTTGGTTTGAAACATAAGATTCGTTCATTTCCAAATGAACTTTCGGGTGGTGAGCAACAACGGATTGCAATTGCACGTGCAATTGTAAATAATCCTAAGGTATTGATTGCTGATGAACCAACTGGTAACTTGGATCCCGAAAACTCATGGGAGATTATGAATCTTTTAGAAAGAATTAACTTACAAGGGACAACGATTTTAATGGCGACGCATAATAGCCAAATCGTAAACACACTTCGTCACCGTGTTATAGCTATCGAAGATGGTCGTCTGGTACGTGATGAAGCAGAAGGAGAGTACGGATACGATGAATAATCGATTTTTTAGACACTTTATTGAGTCATTGAAAAGCCTAAAACGAAATGGTTGGATGACGATTGCCGCTATTTCTTCCGTAACCATTACCCTTACTTTAGTGGGACTGTTTGCTTCTGTCATTTTAAATACAGCTAAACTTGCTTCTGATTTGGAGCAAAATGTTCGTATTAATGTCTATCTTCGTGCAAATTCTACTGATCAAGCTGAAACGATTGTAAATGATGAGGGACAAACAGTTGCTAATCCAGATTACAAGACAGTGTATAATCAAATTACAGCACTTGAAAATGTCGAAACTGTAACATATTCAAGTAAAGATGACCAGTTGAAAAAACTAACGGAAACCTTAGGTGAAACGT
Protein-coding regions in this window:
- the ftsE gene encoding cell division ATP-binding protein FtsE, whose product is MGIIEMKDVTKKYGNGTTALRGVSVSVEAGEFAYIVGPSGAGKSTFIKLLYREEKLDKGSLKVGKFDLATIKKRDVPLLRRSVGVVFQDYKLLPKKTVFENIAYAMEVIGEKPRNIKKRVMEVLDLVGLKHKIRSFPNELSGGEQQRIAIARAIVNNPKVLIADEPTGNLDPENSWEIMNLLERINLQGTTILMATHNSQIVNTLRHRVIAIEDGRLVRDEAEGEYGYDE